CTTAAGAACTCTTATAATGGTTTGATGTATTTTGCTCGTGCGATGAAGTTTTACGAGGGGACTATGAGTGTCGGAGATATTCCCTATAAAGATGCATTAAAAGGGGAAACGGATAAAGTTTACTTTCCAAAATATGATACGCAAAAAGATGTTTTTCTGGGTATTTTGAATGAATTGGAACTTGCAGATAAGCTCTTCTCGGAAGGTGAAAAATTTGATGGTGATCCATTGTTCGCTGGAGATGTTACGAAATGGCGCAAATTGGTAAACAGCTTTGCATTGAATGTTCTAATCCAATTAAGTAAAAAAGAAAGTGATGCCGATCTGAAGATAAAGGAACGTTTTAAATCAATCTTAAGCAGTAAACCGATCTTTGGTAGTAACGCAGATAATTTTCAAGTGGTTCATGAGGACAAGGCCAGCCAAACCTATCCTTTTTATAAGATTAGCAATAGCTTTGTTATTTATCCTATTGTTTCGACAGAGATAATTGACCGATTGAAACAATATCAAGATAGACGACTATTTTATTATGCGAATCCTTCGGCTTTGCAAATCACAAACGGTAAACAGTCGAATGATTTCAGCGCGTACGTTGGGACAGATCCTTCACTTTCTTTTAGTGAAATTGCTGAGTTAAAAAAGAAAAATGATTATTCTAAGTTGAATGACCGTTATACTGAGCTAGTTAGTGGTGAACCAACACAACAATACAGTTATGCACATCTATGTTTTGTGATAGCCGAAGCTGCCGCACGGGGCTGGGTTGCCGAATCGTCCGTTAATTGGTATAAGAAAGGAATTGAAGCCGCTATGAAATTTATCGCGGATAATACGCCAAATACGGCTCAATTCACTCATAATATGCCGTTAGATGCCAACTACATCAATACAGCAGTAGCAACTTATGGAAATCAATTTCCGGTCGTACTCGAAGCTCAACTGGAGGCTATTATGACACAAAAGTATTTAGCCAGTTACTTGCAGGGACGTATGACTCCATATTATGATTACCGAAGAACGGGCTATCCTAAATGGAAGATCAATCCAACATCAAGTTTGAATTCAGTCGCACCGGATAAAATACCGATGCGGTGGCGCTACCCGTCGTTAGAATACAATTATAATTCTGCCAATTTGGACGAGGCAATGCAGCGCCAATATAAAGGCAATGATGAGATCAACCAATTGATGTGGCTTTTGAAATAAGCCTTTGGAAAAACAATCCCCGCAAATGAAATCAATCGTTTGCGGGGATTTTTGTTAAAAACGTTACATTAAAAACGACAGCGAATGAATATATTCGCTGTGGACCATTGAATTTAGTAGAAGAGACAACACATTTATCTATGGATAGCAGAAGAGATTTTATCAAGAAGGCTTCGTTGTTAGCGGGTGTTTTTGGTTTACAAAATGCCATGCCTGATGCGATACAGCGTGCATTGGCGATTGAACCTATAACAGGAAGTACCTTTTTAGATGCCGAACATATTGTCTTATTAATGCAAGAGAATCGTTCTTTTGATCATAGTTTTGGAACCCTTCGCGGGGTTAGGGGATTTAATGATCCGCGGGCGATTAAATTGCCTAGCGGTAATCCCGTCTGGTTGCAGTCGTCGGCTGCAGGTAAGACTTATTCGCCGTTCCGTCTGGACATCAAAAACTCAAATGCTGCCTGGACCGGCAATTTACCGCATTCCTGGGAAAACCAGATGGCCGCCCGAAATCAGGGTAAACACGATAACTGGATCGAAGCAAAACGGCCAGGAGGAAAGGTCTTGAAAGAGATTCCACTAACAATGGGTTATTATACACGCGAGGATATCCCTTTTTATTATGCATTGGCTGATGCCTTTACCATCTGCGACCAGCACTTCTGTTCGTCTATTACGGGTACAACAACTAATCGTCATTTTTTCTGGACGGGAACCTGTGTGCCACATAAAGGGGCTAAACCTTTGGTGCGGAATTCAGATATCTATTTTAACCGTTGGGCACACTGGAAGACTTTTCCGGAACGACTGGAAGAAGCAGGGATCTCTTGGAAAGTCTACCAAAATGAAGTCAGCATAGAAAGTGGCTTAGACGGTGAGGATCTGTTGGGTAATTTCACGGACAACAATTTGGAATGGTTTGCACAATATCATATTGAATTCAAGAAAAGCCATCTTGATTTTATGCGTAAACGTGTTGCAGAGCTACCAGCCGAGATTCAAGAACTAGAAAAAGCATTAGCGACTAATAATACCGAGAGTGTACAAAAAACGCAGAATAAACTCAAGCAGAAGCAGGAACAGCTGAATAGTTACCAAAAACATTTGGCACGTCTTACGGAGCATGCTTTTCAGCAGCTTCCTAAAGAGCAGCGTGCTTTGCATGAACGCGCTTTTCAGACGAACGAGGGTGATTCTTTCTATCGTGAGACAAGCGTGGTGACACATGAGGGTGAAAAGATTACCGTGCCTAAGGGCGATGTACTCCACCAATTTAGACATGATGTGAAATCCGGGAAGTTACCTGCCGTGTCCTGGCTTGTAGCACCACAAAGCTTTTCGGATCATCCGAGCGCGCCCATGTATGGAGCTTGGTATGTGTCGGAGCTATTGAATATTTTGACAGAAAATCCGGAAATCTGGAAGAAGACCATTTTTATTTTGAACTATGATGAGAATGATGGTTACTTTGATCATATTCCTCCTTTTGTAGCACCTAACCCCGCAGATAGCCGTTCTGGAAAAACTTCTCCGGAATTAGATTATAGTGGAGAATATGTGAGTTTAGCACAGGAGCTTGCCGATGGTGAAGAAAAAGATAATGCAACGGAGGGCCCAGTGGGGCTTGGTTACCGCGTCCCTTTGATTGTGGCTTCCCCTTGGTCTAAAGGCGGATGGGTCAATTCGGAGATCTGTGATATCACGTCGACGATTCAGTTTATGGAGCATTTTTTCGAGAAAAAGTTGGGTAAGCAGGTTAAAGAGGAAAATATAAGCTCTTGGCGCCGGGCCATTACAGGTGACTTGACATCGGTATTTCGGAAAGCTGAAGGATCGAATACAGTTGATTTGCCTTTCCTCGATCGGAATCAGCAGATCTATGCGATTGATCAGGCGAAAGCGAAACCGCTGCCCAATAATTTTCACGTTTGGTCGAAAGAGGATGCCGCAGCATTACGGTCTAAGGGTCATTCAACTTTACTGGCGAGACAGGAGAAAGGTCAGAAAAATTCTAGTGCGTTGGCCTATGAGCTCTATGTTCAAGAGGCCTTTGCTGAAGAAGGCAACCGAATTCATTTAAGATTAGAAGCGGGCAATAAGGTGTTTGGTGATAAATCGCTCAGTAGCCCTTTTAATGTCTATAGTGGACCAAGTTATAAAGAAGGGGTTAAATTTTGGCCTTTTGCAGTTGTTGCTGGTCAGAATCTGAGCTTTGACTGGAATCTGGCCGACTTTAAAGATGGGCATTACGATCTAACCGTATATGGCCCAAATGGATTTATGCGCGGATTTAAAGGACATGAGGAACCATTGACTGTTCAAACAACTTATGAAATCGGGAGGAAAGGGCAGTTAACGGGTAATCTTGTTGTGGAGATTCATAATCATGGTAAAAAATCATTCCGTTTGCATGTAGAAGATAATGCTTATAGTACATGGAAGAAATCGATTGTCCTTGCTGCCGGTAAATCTACGAAGTGGATTGTAGAATCTCATAAAATCCATGGGTGGTATGATATTACGGTACATGCGGAGAATACCAAATTTGTGCGCCAGTTGGCGGGTCGTGTGGAAACGGGCAATCATTCGAAAACTGATCCACAATTGGGATGAACGTAATTAACGTTAGATGATTGATGTACTGTCTTTATAATGGAAGATCCCAGTTTTATTTCAACTGGGATCTTTTTGTATAGGTAGGATGTAATCCGGTTTTTATTTTTTACTCCATTCTTCAAGCAAAGCTTTCAATTTAGGGTCGCTTGGCCTTGGACTATCTGCAGAGATCAAGTTTCCAGATTTGTCGATGAGGATATAACGTGGAATGGTATTGACTTTGTAAGCGTCGGATAGAGTATTTCCTGATCCGGCATGCAGTTGGATACCTTTTAAGTTCTTTTCCTTGACGTAGGCTTCCCATTTTGGTTTATCTTGGTCTACGGATACGCCTACAAAAGCGACCGGTTTTCCTATGAATTCTTCGTTCAATTTTTCCCAATGGGGCTCTTCTGCACGGCATGGGCCACACCAAGTTGCCCACATATCAATTAACACAACTTTGCCCTTTAGATCTGAC
The Sphingobacterium multivorum genome window above contains:
- a CDS encoding SusD/RagB family nutrient-binding outer membrane lipoprotein; this encodes MKRLLTYIALGTLAVSTSCSKFDEINTNPETPSVVKPSMLATRIILNLVRQPSTKGFMQPYMLTKEIAWTELTEGYQYNSLGEWDISMTSINDAHFMGEFATSEKLKNSYNGLMYFARAMKFYEGTMSVGDIPYKDALKGETDKVYFPKYDTQKDVFLGILNELELADKLFSEGEKFDGDPLFAGDVTKWRKLVNSFALNVLIQLSKKESDADLKIKERFKSILSSKPIFGSNADNFQVVHEDKASQTYPFYKISNSFVIYPIVSTEIIDRLKQYQDRRLFYYANPSALQITNGKQSNDFSAYVGTDPSLSFSEIAELKKKNDYSKLNDRYTELVSGEPTQQYSYAHLCFVIAEAAARGWVAESSVNWYKKGIEAAMKFIADNTPNTAQFTHNMPLDANYINTAVATYGNQFPVVLEAQLEAIMTQKYLASYLQGRMTPYYDYRRTGYPKWKINPTSSLNSVAPDKIPMRWRYPSLEYNYNSANLDEAMQRQYKGNDEINQLMWLLK
- a CDS encoding phosphocholine-specific phospholipase C yields the protein MDSRRDFIKKASLLAGVFGLQNAMPDAIQRALAIEPITGSTFLDAEHIVLLMQENRSFDHSFGTLRGVRGFNDPRAIKLPSGNPVWLQSSAAGKTYSPFRLDIKNSNAAWTGNLPHSWENQMAARNQGKHDNWIEAKRPGGKVLKEIPLTMGYYTREDIPFYYALADAFTICDQHFCSSITGTTTNRHFFWTGTCVPHKGAKPLVRNSDIYFNRWAHWKTFPERLEEAGISWKVYQNEVSIESGLDGEDLLGNFTDNNLEWFAQYHIEFKKSHLDFMRKRVAELPAEIQELEKALATNNTESVQKTQNKLKQKQEQLNSYQKHLARLTEHAFQQLPKEQRALHERAFQTNEGDSFYRETSVVTHEGEKITVPKGDVLHQFRHDVKSGKLPAVSWLVAPQSFSDHPSAPMYGAWYVSELLNILTENPEIWKKTIFILNYDENDGYFDHIPPFVAPNPADSRSGKTSPELDYSGEYVSLAQELADGEEKDNATEGPVGLGYRVPLIVASPWSKGGWVNSEICDITSTIQFMEHFFEKKLGKQVKEENISSWRRAITGDLTSVFRKAEGSNTVDLPFLDRNQQIYAIDQAKAKPLPNNFHVWSKEDAAALRSKGHSTLLARQEKGQKNSSALAYELYVQEAFAEEGNRIHLRLEAGNKVFGDKSLSSPFNVYSGPSYKEGVKFWPFAVVAGQNLSFDWNLADFKDGHYDLTVYGPNGFMRGFKGHEEPLTVQTTYEIGRKGQLTGNLVVEIHNHGKKSFRLHVEDNAYSTWKKSIVLAAGKSTKWIVESHKIHGWYDITVHAENTKFVRQLAGRVETGNHSKTDPQLG